The Pandoraea vervacti DNA window GCGCTGCAACGACAGCGCCATGCCGCGTCCCATGTTGCCCAGTCCGACCACTCCGATGATTTTCATGTTCACTCCAGATTGACTGCGAAGATGACGCCGCCCCCACGGGCGGCGCCGCGTTGCTTCGTCCGCCGGGACATCCGGCCGACGCGTGGATATGTCAGGGAATCGCCGCGCTAGTGGTTCACGAACTCCAGCACCACGTTTCCGGCAAATTCGGGTTCGACCACCAGCCCATGCTCGTTATAGCCGTAAGGCACGCCGTGCGCCCGCCACAAGGCTTCGATGTGCGCCAGATCCGGCGCCAGCAGGGTGATCGCCACCGCATGGGTACGCATACCCTGCGCCATCGGCAGCCCCACCGCAGCGTAACGCGCTTCGGCCCACTGCAACGACATGGCGCGCAGTTCCCCGCACCCGGTGTCCGCCACGGCGCCGCCTTCATAGAGATCGACGTGACGCGCGCCGTACAGTTGCTGCCAGCGTGTGGCGAGGGCGCGCAGCGACACGGCATCCGGCGTCACATAGGTAATGCCGACGATGCCCGTCACCCCATTGGGATGGCGTTGCCACTCGGGTATCCAGATCAGGTCGGGGCGATGCTGATGACAGATGACATTGGACGCGTCGCCCAGCGATTCGTCGATGAACAGGCCGAGCGAGACGACGGCCTCGTCGGGCGTGCCATCGGGTTTGCACATCGCACGCCGAAAATCGAGCAGGCCTTGCGTGCGTAGCCCGGCCTGCACGAGGCGGCCGTGGTCGGCGCGGGCGTCTTGACTGTGGAGTGCGACGAGCGACACGCCCTCTTCGCGGGCGAGAAAACTGCCGAGGTAGCGTCCGAAGCAGAAGTCGCCGACGGCGTGGGCGCCGAACTTGCCGGCGTTGTCCACGCCGATCAGTTCGATAAAGTTCTCGCCGAACATCATGAGCGATGTAACGGTGCCCCACGGGTGATACGACACCGGCGACGGCGCGAAGCCCATGCGCGCGTAATGCGCCAGGCGCCGCGGGTGGTCATGCACGGTGACCAGCGGATGATCGATACCGAATCGCGTATTGCGCGGAGGAATCATCGGGTGTCTCCGAGGGGCCGTCGAGTCACGACAGGTGAGCTCGGGCCGCATCAAAACTGGCGCGGAATCGGGCCACCGACACCGGGCCTCGCCTGGGTTCGTTGCCCGGCGTCGGGGCCGATCCGCATGCATCGCAGTGTGGAGTGAAAAAAAAGGACGCTCAATGACAACGCTTGAAGATTTTTGTTCTAATTATTAGTCTTTAGGGTATGACACCTGCCATCAATGAAAGCCGCCTGTCTTATCTCTACGAGGCCGTTCAGTGCGGCACGGTGCGCGCGGCCGCCGACAAACTCGACATCGCGCCCTCCGCCGTCAGCCGCCAGATCGCCTTGCTCGAGGCGGAACTGGCCCTGCCGCTGATCGAGCGCCACAAGCGTGGGGTGCATCTGACGCAGGCCGGACGCCTGCTCATGGAGTACTACCGCGAACAACGCGCCCACCAGGAAGACCTGCTCGCCAAACTGCAGGAAGTGCGTGGGCTGCGGCGCGGGCACATCCGGCTCGCCGTCGGCGAAGGCTTCGTCAGCGACCTGATGGGCGCGCCGTTGCAGTACTTCTGCAAGCGCTACCCCGACATCACCCTGACGCTCGATCTGGCCGGCACGAACGAAGTCATGCGCCTTGTCGCGGAGGACGACGCCGACATCGGCCTCGTCTACAACCCGCCCGCCGAGTCCAAGATCGTCTCCCGGGCGCAAATGGCACAGCCGGTTCACGCGATCGTCGCGCCCGGCTCTGCGCTCGTTGCCAAGGCGAAAGCCACCGGCGCCGTGACGCTGGACGCGCTGTACGACACGCCGCTTGCCCTCATGCATGGCTCGTACGGCACGCGTCAATTGATGGCGTTGGCCGAACAGTCCGAGAAGCATCGGCTCGCCGCCGCCGTCACGACCAACTCCATCTCGGTGCTCAAGCATTTCGTGCGGGCCGGGCTCGGCGCGACCTTCCTGCCCACCTTCGCCGTGTCGCAGGAAATCGACGCCGGCCTACTGAGCGCCGTTGCCATCGACCATCCCATTCTGAATCGTGCGGAGGCCCACCTGATCACCCGCGCCGGACGCCGCCTGTCGGGCGCGGCCAATCGCCTGCTGACCCATCTGGCGAGCAAAATGGAAGCCTTCGGCGCGCCTGACTGACGCTGAAGTCGGGCAGGCTTGACGCAGACCGGAACGCTGACTGCAACGCTGACTGAAACGCCCGACTGAAACCCGTCGACCGAAATTGCCGGCCCGACGGCGCGCGCCTCAGGTCGTTTCGGTTGCTGGCGCGCAACAAACGCGGCACTAAGCCTTTCCCTTATATTGCGGACCGAAAAATTCGGATATAAAGAAGCCAATCAGGCGAACGGGCGTTGTTTGCGTCGCAGTACGAGACAACCCCGTCCCGACATTCATTCCGGTCGCATGACCATGCGCGAACCGCGCTCGGCTGCCGACCCTACGCCAGTGGACTGCCATGAATACGATCTCTGAAAACCAGAGCGTGACGGCATCACTCGCAACCGGCCGCGTTCCCCCATGCGGCGCCCGTTGCCCCGGCGTTCCCGCTTGCCGATTTCTCGTCACTCGTAACGAAATTTCAGGCTTTACCGACGATGTTGCGTGCCGCCCCCGCTCGGGCAACGCGCGACGACGACGGTCATAACCACGCAAAGAGGTGCGGGGCAAAAACGCAACCTGGGGAGCAGATCATGAAGAAGAAGCTCATTGCAGCGAGCCTGCTTTGCAGCATCGGCACGTTTGCGCACGCGCAATCGAGCGTGCAACTCTACGGCCGCGTCGATGGCGGCTTTCAGTTCATGAACAATTTGCAGGACGGTAACGGCGGCACTGCCTCGCGCTGGAGCGCGCAGGGAGGCGACTATGGCACCAGCCTGTTCGGCCTGCGCGGCTATGAGGACCTCGGACGCGGATTGCATGCCGTATTCAACCTGGAAGCCGGCTTCCAGTTGATGAACGGCTTCAACAATAACGGCTCGGGTTCGCTGTTCGACCGCCGCGCGCTGGTCGGCCTGAATTCGCGCTCCTGGGGGCAACTGACCCTCGGTCGCAACCTCTTCATCAGCAACGGGGTCTGGGATTTCGATCCGTTCCAGCAGCAGGCCTTCTCGTCGGCTTCGCTCGTACGCGGGCGTAACTGGCCGCAGGCGAGCAACACCGTGAACTATCAAAGCCCGAACTGGTACGGCTTCGATGTCGTGGGCCAGTACGCATTCTCCAACATCGCCGGCCAGTTCAATAACGGACGCGGCATGGGGGCGCAACTGACCTATACGCACGACCGCTTCCAGTTGCGCGCGTTATACGACGAAATTCGCGACACCAATGGCCGCTTTACCGACGTGTTCGCCACGTCGCGCGAGTATTTCGCGGGCGCGAACGTGTTCCTGAACCGCTTCACGATTTCGCTGGGCTACACGCACATGGCCGCGCCGGATGCCCCCGCGCCCGACTTCGCCACGCGCGCCGACCACTACTGGGCCGGTGTGAAGTATCAGGCGACGCCCGTGTGGGCCGCGAATGCCGCCGTGTACCACGTGAACGTGCCCGGCGGCTTCGGGCATGCCACCATGTTCGAACTGGGCACGACGTACAACCTCTCGAAACGCACCTTCTTCTACGGCACCATCGCGTACGTGAAGAACAGCGCCAACCAGAGCTTCTCGGTCGCGGCGATTCCCAGCGATTCGCTCGACAACCCGCCCGCGGGCAAGAGTCAGACTGGCGCGTACATCGGGATCTCGCATTCGTTCTGAGCTCACGCGGCATCGCGCGCAATCCTGCGTCGTTCGCCCAACGACAAACCGCCCGGCGTTCACCGGGCGGTGACTTTTTGTCGATGGACTTCGGACGGCGGGGTCCGAAGCAGCCGCGTCGGAAAGTACGTCAGAAGCGGTACCTCGCGCTGACGCCGCCGGCGACGGCCGTTTCACCGGCACGCAGGCTTAGATGGCCACCGACGTGCATGTTGAGTTGCCGGGTCACGCGGATGTCGGCCCCAAGGTCTGCCGTAAAGATGTCGCGACCGAGTTTGACACCGTTGACGGTGAACGCGCGCGGCGCGCCGTAGATGGCGTTCGTCACACTGCCCTGCGTATCGCCGAACTCATGTTCGTAGGCCAGACGCAACGACGGGATCACGCTGCCGCCTGCCGTGTTGACCAGTTCGCGCCATAGCCGCACGCCGGCGATGACGCGCCGCGAGTTGCTGACCTGCGGGCCGACATGCAGGCCGTTGTTTCCCTGACCGGCGTCGCGGTCGGTTTCGTCGTAGCCCCCCAATCTGGTGTACGCGAGTCGCATGCCAAGGAAGGGATCGACGTTCATCCCACCCGCGATCACGCGCTGCCCGACTTCCCCGAAGATGCCGAGGGTACGGCCACCGGTCTTGCCGGACACGCGCGCCACGGCGTCACGCGCGGCGACGCTCCGGTCGCTCGTCACGTTGTGGTTGGCGAAGAACGCGCCGCCGTTGGCGAACCAGCGGGCATCGCTCAGATACGAGCCGTAGAGGCCGACGCTGGCGCTTCGGATACGCGTGTCGCCGGGCAGATCGTTCGCCCGAGACGTTCGCGTGCCCAGACCGAACGAGGCACCGATCAGCGCGTTGCGGTTCAGTCGCCGGTCGACACCGAAGGCGCCGTCGATGCCGCTGGTCGAAAAGGCCATGCCGTTGCCCTCCTGATTCGCGCCCGCTCCCTTGAATGCGCCCCAGACGGCTGTCCCGTGGTTCGCGACGTCCCCGGCACGCTGGCCCGTCGTCGTGTTGCAATCGGGCATCGAGCCCCCGGCGAGCATGCGGGTCTGCATGCTCGCGCGAAATGCGTCGGCGGCACTGTCGGCCGCGGTAGCATTGTTCACGAGCGATTCGCCGGAGAGCATGCGCGCGGCGCGCTGTTGCTCGGGGGAACCGGCGGGCAGCAGGACCATCTGCCCAAGCACGCTTCCGCCGACGCGGCCCGAGACGATGTCGTTGAGCGTGACACCCTGAAGCGACGCGAGCACGCCCTGCTCGCTGCCCGTGTAGGGTGCGTTGGGATCGAGGAAGCCGATCCCCTTGTTCGGGTCGATGATGACCGAACCGTCGTCACCACCGCCGTCGTCGTCCGGTCGCGTGGGGATACTGCCGTAGTCGACTTCGCCAAGTTTCACGTTGGCGTCCTTGCCGGGAACGACGACCTGAATCTTCTTCTCGTAAAGTTCTTCGGGAGTCACCGAAGCATCGGCGGGCCGCAGCACGATTTTCGTTTTCGTAAAGTCGCCGTCCTTGTTCACTTCCAGCGTGCCGCGCTGGATACCGTCGGCGTCTTTCCTGGCGTCGGACAGGATTTTGGCCTTGTCGCCGTTGGACTCGTAGGAATCGATCACGAGCTTGTAACCGTTGAGCCTGAGCGTGCCGGCGTTCTCGAATTTCTTGACGTCGTAGACGTCATTGGCCAGCGAGATCGTGGCGGGCTCGGCGAGCGTCAGCAAACCGGTGCCGAGTGCGTTCCTGTGAGCAGCGGTGAGCGTACCGTTCTCGACGTTCAACGTATCGATGCCGCGCTGGTCCCCGCTGAAAACAAGGTGACCGGTGCCGACTTTGGCCACGTGAGCGCCGTGTTCTACCACTGCACCGCCGTGAATGCTGCCGCCGAACATGTCATCGCGATTGAGCGCACCCAGCTTGAGCGTCTTGCCGGCAGTGACAACCTCGCCCGTCCCCGACAGCGATCCGATCGTCACAACGTTGATGGTGTCGGGCGCGCCTGCGCCTGACGACTTCGTATCCGCCAGCGTGAGCGAACCGCCATCCATGTCGATGCTGGCCGAATCGGCCGTCGTGGCGCCGGACAGGTTGGTCGTCCCGGCAGTGTGCAGATGCAGCCGGTCCAGAGCGGTGTCGTGGAAAACGACGATCGCGCCCTTGTGGTTCTCGATGTCCGCGTCGCTCACTTTCGCCTTGAGAAAGCCTAGTGCGCCATCGTTCGAAATGACGACATTCCGAGCATCGGCCTCGTGGAAGCCGGCAACGCCGTCCTTGAGAATCGCGATCTTGCTGTGGCCGGCGTCGGATCCCTTTTCGAAATTCAACTCGCCATGCTTGCCGACGATAATCTTGGCGCCCCCTGCGCTCGTGCCTTCCTGAAAGGCGATCTGGCCGCCTTTGTCGCCCTCGGCGAACGGCTTGTCCTGTGTGGCGCCCGCGGTGAGAACAATGCCTTCGGCGTTGGCGTCGATGCCCTGGCCCGCCGCAAAATTAAGTGCCCCGTTGGTACCGACGGCGACGGTGAGCGAGGCATCGCCCTCGATGCCCCGATGAACGTTCAAAGTGCCTTCGTTGACCAGGACGGTGTGCTTCGCGGCTTCGATCGCGCGAACGGTGCCGACGTCTCGCGTGGCGTTTTGTGCCCCGGCAATGGCGTCGGACACCTCTGCCGAGCGTGACGTGATTTCCAGCGTGGCGTCCTTGCCGATGAACGTCTCGCCCGGCGCCGGAACGTTTTCGTTTTTGAAGTCGATCTGGTTCTTGTCGTTCCACGTCAGCACGCCGTCGGCGCTCTTGGCGGCGTCGGTGGTGGCAGCGTTCAGTTGATAGGTCGCCTTGAGCGTATCGAGGTCGGTTTCGCTGCCAACGGCATTCCACCGGTCCCGCTTGTATGCGATCAGCGCCTTTTCGCGCTCGGCGATATCGAAAGCCTTGTTGGCGTCGTGCCATTTCCCGTCGTTGTTGGAAAGCTCCCCGAGAAGCGCGTTTCTTGTCGTTTCGTCGAAGGTGTCGCCGCTCTTTCCCACTGCATTCACGGTTTTCGACAAACTATCGAGGTCCGTTGCCAATTGCCTGTCCCAGGCCGGCGGATTTCCTTTTGCCAGGGCATCCGCTTTTTCCTTGATTGTTTTGGCAAGCTCCCTGAGCAAGGCAATCTTTTTATCCACGGACTCGGAGCTTGTCATGACGATCTTTATCTGATCGCCGTAATCCTGCAATACGTCGTTACTCTTTTTATAATTTTCCTTTTCTTTCGCATTCGCGCTCGCAATTTCGTTTTTCGCATTCAGATCATTGACTCTCGTTTCCTTTTCATTCTCCCAACCATTTTGGGGCGCTTGAGAAAATGCATACACCGGCGTCCCTGCCATCACCACCGCCGCCACAGCCAAGCAGATACTTGTCTGACAACGAGCATTAGACTTCGGACGGTTCCCTTGCATTGGACAACTCCTTTTTCAATTCGCCTCAAATGATGATTTCCCTCATCACGCTTCAGACGATGACTTGAAAGCCACCCTCGTTCCGGCAAATTCTAGGAGTCGATTTATCTCAATCTTCGTTATTCAATATCGCTTTGATACTTAACCCACCGGCGTTAATTTTCGTTAAATCAACGTCAAATTGCAAAAGGATAATTTTCTTTTTTCAAAAATCGCTCACCCCCATATCTCATTACCATCTCCCTATCCCAAACGCAGACGAAACCGGGGCACAAACCCGGCGAGGCGATCACCACGATTGAGGCTTTTCCTTACCTTGTACGGGTACGCCCGAATGCCCGCGCGCAGAGAACGAACAACAAAAAACCCGTCGAGCCCTCTCGGACTCGACGGGTTTCTTTCCGGCCCCGACAGCACAGGCCAGCACCGGCGTCACCCATTACGGCGTGCTCAACGTCCGGGGCCGCTGCCCCACCGAACGACGACAAGATCTCAGAATCGATACCTTGCCGAAATCCCGCCGGCAACGGCGCTTTCGCCCTGCCGCACGCTCGCGTTAGCGCCGAGATGCACGTTGAGTTGCTTCCTGAATCGGAGATCGACGCCCAGGTCGGCGGTGAGAATGTCCCGTCCCAACGTCGGCCCCTTCACATTGAACGCACGTGGTGCGCCGTAAAGCGTGTTCGTCAGGCTACTCTGCGGATTGCCGAATTCGTGCTCGTAGGCCAAACGCAGTGTCGGCGTGAGCTTGCCGCCCTCGAAGTCGAACACGTCGCGCGAGACACGTACGCCGAACACGCTGCGCGCCGACGTTTGCGACTGCGCACCGACCCGCAGACCATCGTTGCCGGCAGCACCGTCGCGACTCGTCTCGTCGAACCCGTTCAGACGCGTCGAGGCAATGCGCACGCCCACCGACGGATCGACGTTAAAGCCAGCCACGTCGAAACGTTTGCCAATCTCGCCGAACGCACCGAACGTGTTGCCACCGGTCTTGCCCGACAGGCGCGACGATGCGCCGCGGGCGCCAACCGTGCGCTCGGTCGTCACGCTGTGATTCGTGTAGGACACGCCGCCGCCCACGAACACGTTCGCGTCGTTCAGGTGCGAGCCGTAGAGCCCCAGACTGACGCTGTTGATTTTCGATTCGCCAGGCATGCCGTCGGCCTTCGAGCGCTGATTGCCCATGCCCAATGCGGCACCGACGACTGTGTCGTGGCCAATGCGCTTGTCCACGCCGATGGCGCCGTCGATACCGCGAACGTCGAACGACAGGGCGTTGCCGCGCTGGCGTGTGTTGCCGCCCGCGAACGACGCCCATGCGGCGATCCCGTTGTCGGGAGCCTGGGCTGCGTTGACGGTGCGGTCGTCGAACATGGCGCCGCCCGCGAGCATGCGTGCCTGCATACCACGCTGGAACGCCGTATTCGCCCCTTGCGCCGCCGTGGCGTTGTTCAGCAGCGATTCCCCCGAAAGCAGGCTTGCCGCGCGGCGTTGCTCGGGCGAGCCGGCGATCTGAAGCGCCATTTCCGAGAGCACTTTGCCGCCGATCCGAGCGGACGTCAGGTCGCCCACAGCGATACCGTCGACCGATGCCAGCATGGCCCGTTCGTTCGCGCGATAGACGCCATCCGCCGCCAGGTACTGCACCACGCTCTGACCCGTGACGACGCCGGTCGGGCGCGTCGTGTCGGGCTCGACAGGGGACGTCGTATCCGGGTTTGCCGGATCGACGGGGTCCTTCGTGTCGGGGTCAGTCGGGTCCGTTGGGTCGATGGGATTGGTCGGGTCGGTGGGGTCGGTGGGGTCGGTGGGGTCGGTGGGGTCGGTGGGGTCGGTGGGGTCGGTGGGGTCGGTCGGGTCCGGAGTCTTGTCCACGGTAATGCTGCCGAGCGTCACCTTGCCGAGCGTAGCGGACTTGCCGTCGGCAACGCTCACCACGCCGAGCTTGTCCTGCACATCGGCAAGCACGACATCGTGCGCGACCGAAACGTGGATCTCCGTGTTGGTGAAATCACTATTCTCGGCTACCTGGATAGCGCCACCGCTCACGCCGCCGTCGACTTTCGACACGCGCGATGTGATCTGCGCGCCGGGCTGCGACGTATACCGCCCCACGACGAGCTTGTTCGTCCCCAAATCGATCCGACCCGCGTTGTCGACGCTTTGGACGCCAGCCACAGACCTCGTGAGCGCGATGGCCCCGTGTTTGCCGATCGTCACCGCTCCCGAGCCGAGCGCCCCCTCGTGCGCGGCCGTCAGGTTGCCGCCCTGCACGTCCAGCGATGCCACACCGCTCTGGTCGGCCGTCAGCGTCAAATTGCCCGCCCCCACCTTGACCAGACGAGCGCCTGCGGCAACGGACCGGGGGGATGCGTCCGGCACGCGCTTCGGCGTCACGCCGGACGACAGATGCGTCATGCGCTTGCGCGCGACGCGGGCATCCGGCAATTCCGTTACCGCCACGATCCGACCGTCGAACGTGTCGTTCAGTCCCAGCGCCCCTAACTCGACCGTCGTGTCGCCCGTCACCAGATCGCCGTTGCCCGTCAGGGAGCCCATGGTGATCTTGCGCTGCCCGGCCTCGGAGGGTGATTCGACCTGGGCAACGTCGAGCACCCCATTGTCGAGCGCGATGCGTGCGGCGTGAGCGGTAGTCGCACCGATGAATTCGACGCTTCCCTGATTCGTCAGGCTGACATTGTCGAGCGCGGTATCCAGAACGCTCAGATAGCCGTGCGCGCCGTTGCGAAGTTGCGCATTCCCGCCTCGGGATTGCGAGAGCGTGGCTTCGCCCATGTTGACGAGCGCCATGTTGCCGAGATTCGCGTCGCGAATGCGAAGGTCGGCGTCAGCGCCGTTCGTCACATGTGCAGATCCCCCATGCACCTCGGTCAATGCCGCCCACCCCGTGTTGGTCAGTTGCATGTCTTCGAGACGCGTGTTCAGGAAATCGGCGTGGCCTTCCCGATAGTTCACGACTTGGCTAGTCCCCATGGAAGCGTCGTTCGCCACCAGTTCGCCCGAGTTCCTGATCGTTGCGCTTGCGGCGCGCGCGCTCTCGAAATGTGCGCTACCGCCTTCGACGAGAAGCGTGCTTGCACCGGCATCCGAGTCCTTTTCGAAACGGACCTGCGCGCCATCCAAAACGGCAATACGCGCATTGCCCGCGCTCGTCCCGGCATTAAAGACGATTTTTCCCGGGCGGTGCTTGCTGGCGACCTCACCCGAAGCGCGTTCGCCAGGGCGATCCCCATCGGTTACTTCGAGTGCATCGGCGCCTCGCCCGGCCATGAGAATCACGTCATGCGCCGCGCTGTCGACGCCCTTGCCGTTCGCAACGAAGTTCAGCACGCCGTTGGTACCGACCGCGATCATGGTTCCTGTGTCCGCCTCGAGCGCATGATGCACGTTCAACGTCCCCCCCGCCACGCCGATGACGTGCCTGGCATCCGGCTTTACACGGATCGTGCCGACGTCACGAACCCCGCCGACGGTGTCCTTCAACGCCTCGGACCAGGGCCCGGACCGTGCGGTCAGTTCCAGTGACGTATCTTTTCCAACGACACTGGCCCCTTCCGGATATCCGGTATCGAAGTCGGCGTTGAACAGGTTCTCGTCGCGCCATGACAGCGCAGTGAATTTCTCGGGGTCAGGCAATGCCCGGGAGACAAGCTCGTTGGTATTCGCCATTCGACGGAAGGCCGTTTCGTCGGCTTGCCTCAGGCGATCGATCCGCGCCTCCAATGCGCTTGCCGCCTGGCTCAGCGCAAAGGCTTCGTCGCGTACACGGTCGTGGGCCGAGCGGTCCGCGAGATAGACGGACAGCGCTTCATGCCTTGCCGCCTTGTCTTGCTCGGGCGCGGTCAATACGTCCTTGACCTTCTCGCGAATCTTTTCAAGGTCCTGCTTCCGGAGATCTTTCATCCACGGTTGCACTTTGCTTTCCCTGCCCTTCACACCGACAACACGAATTGCCGCATCGATTTTTTCAGAATACTCTCGCAGCTTCTCATCGATCTCCGCAACATCTCCGAGACGCGAGATATCCGACAAAATATCCGAATTCATCGATTTCACGGCGGATAGATTATCGAAAATATCGCTTTTTCTGCCAAATTCGGTTTTCACCTGAGATAGACGATCATTCAGAAATTTAACGACGTCGTCTCTCTTGTGGTTCCAGGACGCGATCTCGGCAACGTTGCCCAAGCTCACTGCCGCCTGCGCCGGCAGCCCCATTGCCGCTACCATCGTAGCGGCCGCCAGGCATATTTTGGATCGATAAAACGTTCTCTCTTTTTTAACCTTCGCCTGCATTCGACAATTTCCCTATT harbors:
- a CDS encoding VOC family protein yields the protein MIPPRNTRFGIDHPLVTVHDHPRRLAHYARMGFAPSPVSYHPWGTVTSLMMFGENFIELIGVDNAGKFGAHAVGDFCFGRYLGSFLAREEGVSLVALHSQDARADHGRLVQAGLRTQGLLDFRRAMCKPDGTPDEAVVSLGLFIDESLGDASNVICHQHRPDLIWIPEWQRHPNGVTGIVGITYVTPDAVSLRALATRWQQLYGARHVDLYEGGAVADTGCGELRAMSLQWAEARYAAVGLPMAQGMRTHAVAITLLAPDLAHIEALWRAHGVPYGYNEHGLVVEPEFAGNVVLEFVNH
- a CDS encoding LysR family transcriptional regulator, producing the protein MTPAINESRLSYLYEAVQCGTVRAAADKLDIAPSAVSRQIALLEAELALPLIERHKRGVHLTQAGRLLMEYYREQRAHQEDLLAKLQEVRGLRRGHIRLAVGEGFVSDLMGAPLQYFCKRYPDITLTLDLAGTNEVMRLVAEDDADIGLVYNPPAESKIVSRAQMAQPVHAIVAPGSALVAKAKATGAVTLDALYDTPLALMHGSYGTRQLMALAEQSEKHRLAAAVTTNSISVLKHFVRAGLGATFLPTFAVSQEIDAGLLSAVAIDHPILNRAEAHLITRAGRRLSGAANRLLTHLASKMEAFGAPD
- a CDS encoding porin, with amino-acid sequence MKKKLIAASLLCSIGTFAHAQSSVQLYGRVDGGFQFMNNLQDGNGGTASRWSAQGGDYGTSLFGLRGYEDLGRGLHAVFNLEAGFQLMNGFNNNGSGSLFDRRALVGLNSRSWGQLTLGRNLFISNGVWDFDPFQQQAFSSASLVRGRNWPQASNTVNYQSPNWYGFDVVGQYAFSNIAGQFNNGRGMGAQLTYTHDRFQLRALYDEIRDTNGRFTDVFATSREYFAGANVFLNRFTISLGYTHMAAPDAPAPDFATRADHYWAGVKYQATPVWAANAAVYHVNVPGGFGHATMFELGTTYNLSKRTFFYGTIAYVKNSANQSFSVAAIPSDSLDNPPAGKSQTGAYIGISHSF
- a CDS encoding autotransporter outer membrane beta-barrel domain-containing protein, translating into MNAVGKSGDTFDETTRNALLGELSNNDGKWHDANKAFDIAEREKALIAYKRDRWNAVGSETDLDTLKATYQLNAATTDAAKSADGVLTWNDKNQIDFKNENVPAPGETFIGKDATLEITSRSAEVSDAIAGAQNATRDVGTVRAIEAAKHTVLVNEGTLNVHRGIEGDASLTVAVGTNGALNFAAGQGIDANAEGIVLTAGATQDKPFAEGDKGGQIAFQEGTSAGGAKIIVGKHGELNFEKGSDAGHSKIAILKDGVAGFHEADARNVVISNDGALGFLKAKVSDADIENHKGAIVVFHDTALDRLHLHTAGTTNLSGATTADSASIDMDGGSLTLADTKSSGAGAPDTINVVTIGSLSGTGEVVTAGKTLKLGALNRDDMFGGSIHGGAVVEHGAHVAKVGTGHLVFSGDQRGIDTLNVENGTLTAAHRNALGTGLLTLAEPATISLANDVYDVKKFENAGTLRLNGYKLVIDSYESNGDKAKILSDARKDADGIQRGTLEVNKDGDFTKTKIVLRPADASVTPEELYEKKIQVVVPGKDANVKLGEVDYGSIPTRPDDDGGGDDGSVIIDPNKGIGFLDPNAPYTGSEQGVLASLQGVTLNDIVSGRVGGSVLGQMVLLPAGSPEQQRAARMLSGESLVNNATAADSAADAFRASMQTRMLAGGSMPDCNTTTGQRAGDVANHGTAVWGAFKGAGANQEGNGMAFSTSGIDGAFGVDRRLNRNALIGASFGLGTRTSRANDLPGDTRIRSASVGLYGSYLSDARWFANGGAFFANHNVTSDRSVAARDAVARVSGKTGGRTLGIFGEVGQRVIAGGMNVDPFLGMRLAYTRLGGYDETDRDAGQGNNGLHVGPQVSNSRRVIAGVRLWRELVNTAGGSVIPSLRLAYEHEFGDTQGSVTNAIYGAPRAFTVNGVKLGRDIFTADLGADIRVTRQLNMHVGGHLSLRAGETAVAGGVSARYRF
- a CDS encoding autotransporter outer membrane beta-barrel domain-containing protein is translated as MKDLRKQDLEKIREKVKDVLTAPEQDKAARHEALSVYLADRSAHDRVRDEAFALSQAASALEARIDRLRQADETAFRRMANTNELVSRALPDPEKFTALSWRDENLFNADFDTGYPEGASVVGKDTSLELTARSGPWSEALKDTVGGVRDVGTIRVKPDARHVIGVAGGTLNVHHALEADTGTMIAVGTNGVLNFVANGKGVDSAAHDVILMAGRGADALEVTDGDRPGERASGEVASKHRPGKIVFNAGTSAGNARIAVLDGAQVRFEKDSDAGASTLLVEGGSAHFESARAASATIRNSGELVANDASMGTSQVVNYREGHADFLNTRLEDMQLTNTGWAALTEVHGGSAHVTNGADADLRIRDANLGNMALVNMGEATLSQSRGGNAQLRNGAHGYLSVLDTALDNVSLTNQGSVEFIGATTAHAARIALDNGVLDVAQVESPSEAGQRKITMGSLTGNGDLVTGDTTVELGALGLNDTFDGRIVAVTELPDARVARKRMTHLSSGVTPKRVPDASPRSVAAGARLVKVGAGNLTLTADQSGVASLDVQGGNLTAAHEGALGSGAVTIGKHGAIALTRSVAGVQSVDNAGRIDLGTNKLVVGRYTSQPGAQITSRVSKVDGGVSGGAIQVAENSDFTNTEIHVSVAHDVVLADVQDKLGVVSVADGKSATLGKVTLGSITVDKTPDPTDPTDPTDPTDPTDPTDPTDPTDPTNPIDPTDPTDPDTKDPVDPANPDTTSPVEPDTTRPTGVVTGQSVVQYLAADGVYRANERAMLASVDGIAVGDLTSARIGGKVLSEMALQIAGSPEQRRAASLLSGESLLNNATAAQGANTAFQRGMQARMLAGGAMFDDRTVNAAQAPDNGIAAWASFAGGNTRQRGNALSFDVRGIDGAIGVDKRIGHDTVVGAALGMGNQRSKADGMPGESKINSVSLGLYGSHLNDANVFVGGGVSYTNHSVTTERTVGARGASSRLSGKTGGNTFGAFGEIGKRFDVAGFNVDPSVGVRIASTRLNGFDETSRDGAAGNDGLRVGAQSQTSARSVFGVRVSRDVFDFEGGKLTPTLRLAYEHEFGNPQSSLTNTLYGAPRAFNVKGPTLGRDILTADLGVDLRFRKQLNVHLGANASVRQGESAVAGGISARYRF